One stretch of Deltaproteobacteria bacterium DNA includes these proteins:
- a CDS encoding phosphoribosylglycinamide formyltransferase: MARQVSLGVLISGGGTNLQSIIDAIGAGKLDAKIELVLSNKADAFGLTRARQHNLPTEVLDHKSYASREAYDQAVVDLLHGRGVELVVLAGFMRLLSPVFIKAYSNRIMNIHPALLPSFPGLHVQKKAVEHGVRFAGCTVHFVNEECDEGPIIIQAVVPVFADDSEESLAARILKQEHRIYPRAIQLYAENRLHVVGRKVVVDGLARDEQVLVQPPLAG, from the coding sequence ATGGCCAGGCAAGTTTCTCTCGGCGTTTTGATTTCCGGCGGCGGCACCAATCTGCAATCGATCATCGATGCCATCGGAGCGGGAAAACTTGACGCCAAGATTGAATTAGTCTTGAGCAACAAAGCCGACGCCTTCGGCTTGACTCGCGCGCGGCAACATAACCTTCCAACCGAAGTGCTCGATCACAAGAGTTATGCGAGTCGCGAAGCCTACGATCAAGCGGTGGTGGATTTATTGCATGGGCGCGGCGTGGAGTTGGTCGTGCTCGCCGGCTTCATGCGCTTGCTCTCGCCGGTTTTTATCAAAGCTTATTCCAACCGGATCATGAACATTCATCCCGCGTTGCTGCCGTCCTTTCCCGGTCTGCATGTGCAGAAGAAAGCCGTCGAGCATGGCGTGCGCTTCGCCGGTTGCACGGTCCATTTCGTCAACGAAGAGTGCGACGAGGGGCCGATCATTATCCAAGCCGTCGTGCCGGTGTTCGCCGACGATAGTGAAGAAAGCTTGGCGGCGCGCATTCTCAAACAGGAACATCGGATCTACCCGCGGGCGATTCAGCTCTACGCCGAAAATCGTTTGCATGTCGTCGGCCGCAAGGTAGTGGTCGACGGTCTCGCCAGGGACGAGCAGGTTCTTGTCCAACCGCCGTTGGCCGGATGA
- a CDS encoding DNA-binding protein gives MIERDEELLNSKQVAMILDMSPDTVNEFARKNILPAFKKGKQWRFRKRDISVFYKKQPKDIRDT, from the coding sequence GTGATAGAACGGGATGAAGAATTGCTCAACAGCAAACAAGTCGCGATGATCTTGGACATGAGCCCGGATACGGTGAACGAATTCGCCCGCAAGAACATCTTGCCCGCCTTCAAGAAAGGCAAACAATGGAGATTTCGCAAGCGCGACATCTCAGTTTTCTACAAGAAGCAGCCCAAGGACATCCGCGACACTTAG
- a CDS encoding DTW domain-containing protein, which yields MAGIGKAKERCPVCAASRRLCMCAVAPRLDLRTKIALVIHHRELKRSSNTGLLALRALVNCELRVRGAGREMLDLSELLSPQYRTLLFYPCADAVELNRQLIDQDPRPIQLIVPDGTWRQTRKIHSRHQELKDIPRVKISTPNDARYQLRAQSRAEGMATLQAIASALGVIEGDHVAAQLMALYRARVDRTLSARGLIRPVAI from the coding sequence ATGGCAGGAATTGGCAAAGCGAAAGAGCGTTGTCCGGTGTGTGCGGCGTCGCGCCGGTTGTGCATGTGCGCCGTTGCGCCGCGCTTGGATCTGCGCACCAAGATTGCGCTGGTGATCCATCATCGCGAACTCAAGCGCAGCAGCAATACGGGATTGCTCGCGCTCAGAGCGCTGGTCAATTGCGAGTTGCGCGTGCGCGGCGCCGGCCGGGAGATGCTCGACTTGAGCGAACTGTTGTCGCCGCAGTATCGGACTTTACTGTTTTATCCCTGTGCCGATGCCGTCGAATTAAATCGTCAACTCATCGATCAAGATCCGCGGCCGATCCAGCTCATCGTGCCGGACGGCACTTGGCGCCAGACGCGCAAGATTCATTCGCGCCATCAGGAATTAAAAGATATTCCCAGGGTAAAAATCAGCACGCCCAACGATGCGAGGTATCAGTTGCGCGCGCAGAGCCGAGCGGAGGGAATGGCGACGCTACAGGCGATCGCCAGCGCTCTTGGCGTTATTGAAGGCGATCACGTGGCCGCGCAACTGATGGCACTCTATCGCGCTCGTGTCGATCGAACCCTCAGCGCCCGCGGTCTTATTCGACCAGTTGCCATTTAA
- a CDS encoding ornithine cyclodeaminase family protein — MLLINNQVVGQILDMKGCIEALDTGYRDLVNERANYRGRYDFFVPNDDPKLMYRWGTMEGASRSFETFAIRMKSDMLEWPDGKTVEKYCVEPGTFCGFVMVFSTKNGEPLAIINDGVIQHMRVGACAGLGVKYLSREDSKTVGIFGSGGMARTYLLAFNEVRKIEKVKVYSPTKKNRDAFADEMGKKLGIEIIPVEKPEEVPRGSDIVATCTDSIEVLVSDPDLIESGMHLTCVKANEWAPALVENSDVVIRMGRPTVNLDVGQLRIGGEAAVVAGNAEEIKRIANPKVDIFSKDYPVLTDVMSGKLKGRTDKNQVTFFANSGTQGLQFASTAGYVVREAKKRRLGQEIPTSWFLQDIRD; from the coding sequence ATGCTGCTGATCAACAATCAAGTCGTCGGACAAATCCTCGACATGAAGGGCTGCATCGAAGCCCTCGACACCGGCTACCGCGATCTGGTCAATGAACGCGCCAACTATCGCGGCCGCTATGATTTCTTCGTGCCCAATGACGATCCCAAGTTGATGTACCGCTGGGGCACCATGGAAGGCGCCTCCCGATCCTTCGAAACCTTCGCGATCAGGATGAAGTCCGACATGCTCGAATGGCCGGACGGCAAAACCGTCGAGAAATATTGTGTCGAGCCCGGCACCTTCTGCGGCTTCGTCATGGTTTTTTCGACCAAGAACGGCGAACCGTTAGCGATCATCAACGACGGAGTCATTCAGCATATGCGCGTCGGCGCCTGCGCCGGCCTCGGCGTGAAATATTTATCCCGTGAAGATTCCAAAACCGTCGGCATCTTCGGTTCCGGCGGCATGGCGCGCACCTACTTGCTGGCCTTCAATGAAGTGCGCAAGATCGAAAAAGTTAAAGTCTACAGTCCGACGAAAAAAAACCGCGACGCTTTCGCCGATGAGATGGGCAAGAAGCTGGGAATCGAAATCATTCCCGTGGAGAAACCGGAAGAAGTTCCGCGCGGCTCGGACATCGTTGCCACCTGCACCGACTCGATCGAAGTCCTAGTGAGCGATCCCGACCTGATCGAATCCGGCATGCATCTCACCTGCGTCAAAGCCAACGAGTGGGCGCCGGCGCTTGTCGAAAATTCCGATGTGGTGATTCGCATGGGCCGGCCGACGGTCAATCTCGACGTCGGCCAGCTGCGCATCGGCGGCGAAGCCGCCGTGGTCGCCGGCAACGCCGAAGAGATCAAACGCATCGCCAATCCCAAAGTCGATATCTTCTCCAAAGACTATCCGGTCCTCACCGACGTAATGTCGGGCAAGCTCAAAGGCCGCACGGATAAAAACCAAGTGACCTTCTTCGCCAACAGCGGCACTCAAGGCTTGCAGTTCGCATCGACGGCCGGCTACGTCGTGCGTGAAGCGAAGAAAAGAAGATTGGGCCAGGAGATTCCCACTAGTTGGTTTCTCCAAGATATTCGAGACTGA
- a CDS encoding flippase-like domain-containing protein, producing MKQAKPLIVLSIKLLVSGGLLAYFFSRVHPERFIHTLASANYSWIALALVVYLFAQLISAVRWTVLARPLGIATPFKNLVNYYLIGMFFNLFAPGTVGGDVSRVFYLVRDEEAHAHGRAVTTTRAAMSVLMDRAIGMIVLVWLGAAGLLLFPDYPVPSTARLITLIMAGGFVAAVLLIPVLRQLLPEGSHPLVVKIRLALRSYRTDWRAPAAASALSVLVHLIQSWMHFIMALALGLDLPFSFCIIVYPLVGTFSAIPVSLNGLGLREGGYIYLLAVIGIGTEQSIAFGLLLFLIVVLDSLIGGVLFLLQRSARPARAAVQKAS from the coding sequence ATGAAGCAGGCCAAGCCCCTCATCGTGCTCTCGATCAAGTTGCTGGTCAGCGGCGGCTTGCTCGCCTATTTTTTCTCCCGGGTTCATCCCGAGCGATTCATTCATACTTTGGCCTCGGCGAACTATTCCTGGATCGCCTTGGCCTTGGTGGTTTATCTCTTCGCCCAACTGATCAGCGCGGTGCGTTGGACGGTGTTGGCGCGGCCGCTCGGCATCGCGACGCCGTTCAAAAATCTCGTCAACTACTATCTGATCGGCATGTTCTTCAACTTATTCGCGCCGGGCACGGTGGGCGGCGATGTCAGCCGAGTTTTTTATCTAGTGCGCGACGAGGAAGCCCACGCCCATGGGCGGGCGGTGACCACGACTCGCGCGGCGATGTCGGTGCTGATGGATCGCGCCATCGGCATGATCGTCTTGGTTTGGCTTGGCGCCGCGGGCTTGTTGCTGTTTCCCGACTACCCGGTGCCGTCGACGGCGCGCTTGATCACGTTGATTATGGCCGGCGGGTTTGTCGCCGCCGTGTTGCTCATTCCAGTGCTGCGCCAGCTGTTGCCCGAGGGTAGCCATCCGCTGGTGGTGAAAATTCGCCTGGCGCTGCGTAGCTATCGCACCGACTGGCGCGCGCCGGCGGCGGCCAGCGCTCTGTCGGTGCTGGTGCACCTGATTCAATCGTGGATGCATTTCATCATGGCGTTGGCGCTCGGTCTCGACCTGCCGTTTTCTTTTTGCATCATCGTCTATCCGTTGGTCGGAACTTTTTCGGCGATTCCCGTCAGCCTCAACGGCCTCGGCCTGCGCGAAGGCGGCTACATATATTTGCTCGCGGTGATCGGCATCGGCACCGAACAAAGCATCGCCTTCGGTCTGCTGCTCTTTCTCATCGTCGTGCTCGACAGTTTGATCGGCGGCGTGCTGTTCCTGCTGCAAAGGTCGGCGCGGCCGGCCAGAGCGGCGGTACAAAAGGCGAGCTAA
- a CDS encoding twin-arginine translocase TatA/TatE family subunit, with the protein MFGLGVPELMVILVIALVIFGPSKLPQIGSGLGKAIRDFKKGVTESGDDEPAKDAKKDPKDLPR; encoded by the coding sequence ATGTTTGGACTTGGCGTACCAGAACTGATGGTAATTTTAGTGATCGCGTTGGTGATCTTCGGACCGAGCAAGTTGCCGCAAATCGGCAGCGGCCTCGGCAAGGCGATCCGCGATTTCAAAAAGGGCGTTACCGAGAGTGGCGACGACGAACCTGCCAAAGATGCTAAGAAGGACCCCAAAGATCTGCCGCGCTAA
- a CDS encoding methyltransferase domain-containing protein → MADIEAHESKLYSEFAPIYDRVFGKLFYNRIERVIDDLDIPIGAKVLEVGAGTGTSFPAYPTHCNVTGVDLAPDMLARARQKIEDHGWSHLRVMEMNALELEFPDNSFDYVMAFHVVTVVPDPVRMIKEAKRVCKPSGKIVIVNHFTSDVPVLGTLTRAMDPLTRLLGWRTDLQLKPFIESADLTIEKVYKLSKSSLYTVVLGRKGSNGHVTMHEL, encoded by the coding sequence ATGGCTGACATCGAGGCACACGAGAGCAAGCTCTATTCCGAATTTGCCCCCATTTACGATCGCGTATTCGGCAAACTTTTTTACAATCGCATCGAACGCGTCATCGATGATCTCGACATTCCCATCGGCGCCAAGGTTCTCGAAGTCGGCGCCGGTACCGGCACTTCATTTCCGGCCTATCCCACTCACTGCAACGTCACTGGTGTGGACTTAGCGCCGGACATGTTGGCCCGAGCGCGGCAAAAGATTGAAGACCATGGCTGGAGTCATCTCCGCGTCATGGAGATGAACGCTCTTGAGTTGGAATTTCCCGACAACAGCTTCGACTATGTCATGGCTTTCCACGTCGTCACCGTCGTGCCCGACCCGGTGCGCATGATCAAGGAAGCCAAACGGGTGTGCAAACCGAGCGGCAAGATCGTCATCGTCAACCATTTTACCAGCGACGTGCCGGTGCTCGGCACTTTGACCCGAGCGATGGATCCGCTGACCCGCTTGCTCGGCTGGCGCACCGATCTCCAGTTGAAACCGTTCATCGAAAGCGCCGACCTCACCATCGAGAAGGTTTATAAACTCAGCAAGTCTTCTCTCTACACCGTGGTTCTGGGCCGCAAAGGCAGCAACGGCCACGTCACCATGCACGAACTCTAG
- a CDS encoding N-acetyltransferase, translating into MAEQIALRVIRKIAEVERQPWDELVGKASPFLKWDWLDALEQSGCVNDESGWVPHHIVVENGAKLVAACPMYLKLHSMGEFVFDHEWADAAQRSGIQYYPKMLVGVPFTPVTGRRFLTAIGEDREQLIRFIGQALAKIATDNKISSVHVNFCLDDERTALEAVGFFPRHGIQYHWQNRQFTCFDDYLASFRSDRRNKVKRERREVLERGITIRAYEGAELTQEHLRTMFRLYKGHIDRLYYGRQYLTEEFFDELHRRFAANVCLMLAERDGKFIAGTFNVRDDTAMYGRYWGCFEEHPFLHFNVCYYSAIEHSIHVGLERFEAGAGGSFKQLRGLDPEHTTSVHYIVDGNFRRAVGRFLEQEREMIKRKREVQLEHSQLKREFDEP; encoded by the coding sequence ATGGCTGAGCAGATCGCCTTACGCGTCATTCGCAAGATCGCCGAAGTCGAGCGCCAACCCTGGGATGAGTTGGTCGGCAAGGCGTCGCCGTTTCTCAAATGGGACTGGCTCGACGCCTTGGAGCAGTCCGGTTGCGTCAACGACGAGAGCGGCTGGGTGCCGCATCATATCGTCGTCGAGAACGGCGCCAAGTTGGTGGCGGCCTGTCCGATGTATTTGAAGCTCCACAGCATGGGCGAGTTTGTTTTCGACCATGAATGGGCCGATGCGGCGCAGCGCTCGGGTATTCAATATTATCCGAAAATGTTGGTCGGCGTGCCGTTCACGCCGGTCACCGGCCGGCGTTTTTTGACCGCTATCGGTGAAGATCGCGAGCAGTTGATCCGCTTCATCGGCCAAGCGTTGGCGAAGATCGCCACGGATAACAAAATTTCATCGGTGCACGTCAATTTTTGTTTAGATGACGAGCGCACGGCGCTTGAAGCGGTGGGTTTCTTTCCGCGTCACGGCATTCAATATCACTGGCAGAATCGTCAGTTCACTTGCTTCGACGATTACCTAGCGAGCTTTCGCAGCGACCGGCGCAATAAAGTCAAACGCGAACGGCGCGAAGTGCTTGAGCGCGGCATCACGATTCGCGCTTACGAAGGCGCGGAGCTGACCCAGGAGCATCTGCGCACCATGTTTCGGCTTTATAAAGGCCACATCGACAGGTTGTACTATGGCCGGCAATATTTGACCGAAGAGTTCTTCGACGAGCTGCATCGGCGCTTCGCCGCCAATGTTTGTTTGATGTTGGCCGAACGCGACGGCAAGTTTATCGCCGGCACGTTCAATGTCCGCGACGACACGGCGATGTATGGACGCTACTGGGGCTGCTTCGAAGAGCATCCGTTTCTGCACTTCAACGTCTGCTATTACTCGGCCATTGAGCATTCGATCCATGTCGGTCTAGAACGGTTCGAAGCCGGTGCCGGCGGCAGCTTCAAACAGCTGCGCGGTCTCGACCCCGAGCACACCACCAGCGTGCATTACATCGTCGATGGCAATTTCCGCCGCGCCGTGGGGCGCTTTCTCGAACAGGAGCGCGAGATGATTAAGCGCAAGCGCGAAGTGCAGCTCGAACACAGTCAGCTCAAGCGGGAGTTCGATGAACCGTGA
- a CDS encoding DUF433 domain-containing protein, giving the protein MQPLQEIEHLLATLTRSEKAQLLQWVARDIGDAFPGIESRPDVCGGEPCIVRTRVPVWLLVQAKRLGTSEAELLRSYPTLRAEDLANAWAYARAHQLEIESQITANEAA; this is encoded by the coding sequence ATGCAACCACTGCAAGAGATTGAACATCTTCTCGCGACGCTGACTCGATCAGAAAAGGCTCAGCTGCTGCAGTGGGTCGCGCGCGATATTGGCGATGCCTTTCCCGGCATTGAAAGCCGTCCAGACGTTTGCGGCGGCGAGCCCTGTATCGTGCGTACACGTGTTCCCGTGTGGCTACTCGTTCAGGCGAAACGGCTGGGGACGAGCGAAGCTGAACTATTACGGAGCTATCCGACTTTACGTGCGGAAGATCTAGCTAATGCCTGGGCCTACGCCCGCGCGCATCAACTAGAAATAGAAAGTCAGATAACTGCAAACGAAGCGGCGTGA
- a CDS encoding phosphoribosylformylglycinamidine cyclo-ligase: MTKPARLTYAKAGVSIETGDELVRRIGPIAKRTKVPGVLAGVGGFSALFDLKSRGYRAPVLVTSTDGVGTKLKIAFKTGIHDTIGIDLVAMGVNDILTQGAAPLFFLDYFVCGKLDVKITEAVVRGIAAGCLQAGCALIGGETAEHPGDFSKGEYDLAGFVVGVLEKNKIIDPAAIVAGDVLIGIPSSGLHSNGYSLARKVLLERGRLKLAQRIAELGRSLGAELLEPTRIYAKITRKLFGEFSIKGAAHITGGGITGNLPRVLPAGRRAVIERKSWPAPVIFSLIQKIGRVAQSEMDATFNNGLGMILVVGKRQADGIISALKAMGEKAYIVGAIQNGARGAILRS; this comes from the coding sequence ATGACAAAACCAGCACGACTCACCTACGCTAAGGCCGGCGTCAGCATCGAAACCGGTGACGAACTGGTGCGCCGCATCGGCCCGATCGCGAAAAGAACCAAAGTTCCCGGCGTACTCGCCGGCGTCGGCGGCTTTAGCGCGCTGTTCGATCTCAAATCGCGCGGCTATCGCGCGCCGGTGCTGGTCACCTCCACCGATGGCGTCGGCACGAAATTAAAGATCGCTTTTAAAACCGGCATTCACGACACCATCGGCATCGATCTGGTCGCCATGGGCGTCAACGACATTCTTACTCAAGGCGCCGCGCCGCTGTTTTTTCTCGACTACTTTGTCTGCGGCAAGCTTGACGTGAAGATCACCGAGGCGGTGGTGCGCGGTATCGCCGCTGGCTGTCTGCAAGCTGGCTGCGCTTTGATCGGCGGCGAGACCGCCGAGCATCCCGGCGATTTTTCCAAGGGAGAGTACGATCTCGCCGGCTTCGTGGTCGGGGTTTTGGAAAAAAATAAAATTATCGATCCCGCGGCGATTGTTGCCGGCGATGTCTTGATCGGAATTCCTTCCAGCGGGCTGCATAGCAACGGCTATTCCCTAGCGCGCAAAGTTTTGTTGGAGCGCGGCCGCTTGAAGTTGGCGCAGCGGATTGCCGAGCTCGGCCGTTCGCTTGGCGCCGAGCTGCTCGAACCGACGCGCATTTATGCCAAGATCACGCGCAAGCTATTTGGTGAGTTTTCGATCAAAGGCGCGGCGCATATTACCGGCGGCGGCATTACCGGCAATTTGCCGCGGGTCTTGCCGGCTGGACGACGCGCGGTTATCGAGAGAAAGAGCTGGCCGGCGCCGGTGATTTTTTCGTTGATTCAAAAGATCGGCAGGGTGGCGCAGAGTGAAATGGACGCTACCTTCAACAACGGTCTCGGCATGATTCTCGTCGTCGGCAAGCGCCAGGCCGATGGTATTATTTCCGCGCTCAAGGCGATGGGCGAAAAAGCCTACATCGTCGGCGCCATTCAAAACGGCGCGCGCGGCGCGATTCTCCGCTCGTAG
- a CDS encoding DegQ family serine endoprotease produces MMDRKRADRRGRAVAWAGISFWLLLATACAAPLEAAGLGALDGSGRPLSFAAIAKKTMPVVVNISTLSQRSARSGSNDPIEDFFNRFFGETPPKENSQRSLGSGILISKDGEILTNYHVVRNADTIKVKLADQTEYEARLLGKDDRTDLALIKIRRSGGNLPFAKLGSSSQLDVGDWVIAIGNPFGLEHTVTAGIVSAKGRVIGAGPYDNFIQTDASINPGNSGGPLINADGEVIGVNSAIFSQSGGNVGIGFAIPVDLAKKVAEQLRKNGRVIRGWLGVRAQDVSAILASSVGMVRNPNDTVLVTEVADKSPAAEAGIKVNDIIVEFNGKPVPKSHEFPGVIADIAPGQKVALKYFRDKKETSVGVRIGELNEDSEANQPTEARDPDLGLRVQRITPEAARRLGLNSARGLLVVEVQPGSPADLVGIEPADVIREVNQRAVTNVKEFERATRQGRRGDRILLLVQRGDNAVFFAVKRKS; encoded by the coding sequence ATGATGGATCGCAAGCGAGCAGATCGACGCGGGCGCGCCGTTGCCTGGGCTGGTATCTCCTTTTGGTTGCTGCTCGCGACGGCGTGCGCCGCGCCGCTCGAGGCCGCCGGCTTGGGCGCCCTGGACGGTAGCGGCCGGCCGCTGTCGTTTGCCGCCATTGCGAAAAAAACCATGCCTGTGGTGGTCAACATTTCTACCCTGTCGCAACGCTCGGCGCGCTCCGGTTCCAACGATCCCATCGAAGATTTTTTCAACCGCTTCTTCGGCGAAACGCCGCCCAAAGAAAACAGCCAACGCAGTTTGGGTTCGGGCATTCTGATCAGCAAGGACGGTGAGATTCTCACTAATTATCACGTCGTGCGCAACGCCGACACCATCAAAGTAAAACTCGCCGATCAAACTGAATATGAAGCGCGCTTGCTCGGCAAGGATGACCGCACCGATTTGGCGTTGATCAAGATCCGTCGCTCGGGCGGCAATCTGCCCTTCGCCAAGCTCGGTAGTTCGAGCCAGCTCGATGTCGGCGACTGGGTGATTGCGATCGGCAACCCCTTCGGTCTCGAACACACCGTCACCGCCGGCATCGTCAGCGCCAAGGGGCGGGTTATCGGCGCCGGGCCCTACGATAATTTCATTCAGACCGACGCGTCGATCAATCCCGGCAACAGCGGTGGACCGCTGATCAACGCCGACGGCGAAGTGATCGGCGTCAACAGCGCGATTTTTAGTCAGTCGGGCGGCAATGTCGGCATCGGCTTCGCCATTCCCGTGGATCTGGCGAAGAAGGTTGCCGAGCAATTGCGTAAGAACGGCCGAGTGATTCGCGGTTGGCTGGGGGTGCGCGCCCAAGATGTCAGCGCGATCTTGGCTTCGTCAGTGGGCATGGTGCGCAATCCCAACGATACCGTGTTGGTCACCGAAGTCGCCGACAAGAGTCCGGCCGCCGAGGCGGGCATCAAGGTCAACGATATTATCGTCGAGTTCAACGGCAAGCCGGTGCCCAAGAGCCATGAGTTTCCCGGCGTCATCGCCGATATCGCGCCGGGCCAGAAAGTGGCGTTAAAATATTTTCGCGACAAAAAGGAAACCAGCGTCGGCGTGCGCATCGGCGAACTCAATGAAGATAGCGAGGCCAATCAGCCCACCGAAGCGCGCGATCCCGACCTCGGCCTGCGCGTGCAGCGCATCACGCCGGAAGCGGCGCGCCGCTTGGGACTCAATTCCGCTAGAGGATTGCTAGTGGTTGAAGTTCAACCAGGCAGTCCTGCCGATCTCGTCGGCATCGAACCGGCCGACGTGATTCGCGAGGTAAACCAGCGTGCCGTGACCAACGTTAAGGAATTCGAACGGGCGACGCGCCAAGGGCGGCGCGGCGATCGCATCCTGCTCCTTGTGCAGCGGGGCGATAACGCGGTATTCTTCGCCGTGAAGCGTAAGAGTTAG
- a CDS encoding DUF1178 family protein, with amino-acid sequence MVIYNLLCRKKHNFEGWFPSYEDFQKQADKKLISCPTCGTTKVEKIPHACAVHVKKEQPAPPAKKPRATPPAPPTAAEFKEMLLQVHHYVKANFEDVGPRFAQEAKQIHKGEAAERPIHGTATVQETKELAEEGVPFVALPKPELDS; translated from the coding sequence ATGGTGATCTACAATCTTCTCTGCCGCAAAAAGCATAACTTCGAAGGCTGGTTCCCGAGCTACGAGGACTTTCAGAAGCAGGCCGACAAAAAATTAATATCCTGCCCGACCTGCGGCACCACCAAAGTCGAAAAAATCCCCCACGCTTGCGCCGTGCACGTCAAGAAAGAGCAGCCGGCGCCGCCGGCCAAGAAGCCGCGGGCGACACCGCCCGCGCCGCCCACTGCCGCCGAGTTCAAAGAGATGCTGCTGCAAGTCCATCACTACGTCAAAGCGAATTTCGAAGACGTCGGCCCGCGCTTCGCCCAAGAAGCCAAGCAGATTCACAAAGGCGAAGCCGCCGAGCGGCCGATCCACGGCACCGCGACGGTCCAAGAAACCAAAGAGCTCGCCGAAGAAGGCGTGCCCTTCGTCGCCCTGCCCAAACCGGAACTCGACAGCTAA
- a CDS encoding ABC transporter ATP-binding protein translates to MPLIAVEEVSRVFTGGARTITALERVSFEIQTGDFVSIVGPSGCGKSTLLKIISGLLPLSSGNASVNGQRVNGPLENVGMVFQAPVLLKWRSVLGNILLPVEFAKLDVASYTDKARALIKLVGLDGFEEMFPHELSGGMQQRASLCRALVTDPQLLLMDEPFGALDAMTRDDLDIELMRIWEERKKTVLFVTHSIQEAVFLSDRVFVMSARPGRLIEKMAIDLPRPRTMEMMSTPRFGEYTLKIRSMLAGAGGAPGSTNKSTFGSTT, encoded by the coding sequence CTGCCGCTGATCGCCGTCGAAGAAGTCTCGCGAGTTTTTACTGGCGGCGCGCGTACTATCACCGCCTTGGAGCGGGTTTCCTTCGAAATTCAAACCGGCGATTTCGTTTCCATCGTCGGTCCCAGCGGCTGCGGCAAGAGCACGCTGCTAAAAATTATCTCCGGCCTGCTGCCGCTTTCCTCGGGCAACGCCTCGGTCAACGGGCAACGCGTCAACGGTCCATTGGAGAACGTCGGCATGGTGTTTCAAGCGCCGGTGCTGCTCAAGTGGCGCTCGGTGCTCGGTAATATTTTACTGCCGGTGGAATTCGCCAAACTCGACGTCGCCAGCTATACGGACAAAGCGCGGGCGCTGATCAAGTTGGTCGGTCTCGACGGCTTCGAAGAAATGTTTCCTCATGAGCTCTCCGGCGGCATGCAGCAGCGCGCGTCGTTGTGCCGCGCCCTGGTCACCGATCCGCAATTGCTCCTGATGGACGAACCCTTTGGCGCGTTGGACGCCATGACCAGAGACGATCTCGACATCGAATTGATGCGCATCTGGGAAGAGCGCAAGAAGACCGTGCTGTTCGTCACTCATAGCATTCAAGAGGCGGTGTTTCTTTCCGACCGGGTGTTCGTCATGTCGGCGCGTCCGGGCCGGCTGATCGAAAAAATGGCCATCGATTTGCCCCGGCCCAGAACCATGGAAATGATGAGCACGCCGAGATTCGGCGAATACACGCTGAAGATCCGTTCGATGTTAGCCGGCGCCGGCGGCGCGCCGGGCTCGACAAATAAATCTACTTTCGGCTCGACGACGTGA
- a CDS encoding ABC transporter permease, whose amino-acid sequence MKSSWKNIAEPIVFFAVLLGLWEILVEVIKIPSFILPPPGDLWTAFVKKMPVLATHAWITFIEAFGGFVLSLVLGVGLAVAVVYSRHLQNTIYPLVVILYAMPKSAFAPLMVIWVGYGLFSKIAIAFLVAFFPIVVNTVVGLKEVEPELLELARINRGSEMDVFKKIRLPNSLPYMFAGIKVAIVLSVTGAIVAEFVAANEGLGYLVLQANYSLDTAFALVILLILAVLSLGLFWLAELLQRKLAPWSAAVREVEGSF is encoded by the coding sequence GTGAAATCTTCTTGGAAAAATATCGCCGAGCCTATCGTGTTTTTCGCCGTGCTCTTGGGGCTTTGGGAAATTCTCGTCGAAGTGATCAAGATTCCGAGTTTCATCCTGCCGCCGCCGGGCGATCTGTGGACCGCCTTCGTGAAAAAAATGCCGGTGCTCGCCACCCATGCGTGGATCACGTTTATCGAGGCGTTCGGCGGCTTTGTTTTGTCTTTGGTTTTAGGCGTCGGTTTAGCCGTGGCGGTGGTCTACTCGCGCCATCTGCAAAACACCATCTATCCGCTGGTCGTGATTCTCTACGCCATGCCCAAGAGCGCGTTTGCGCCGCTGATGGTGATCTGGGTCGGCTATGGCCTGTTCTCGAAAATCGCCATCGCATTCCTCGTGGCGTTTTTTCCCATCGTCGTGAACACGGTGGTGGGACTCAAAGAGGTCGAGCCCGAGCTGCTCGAGTTGGCGCGGATCAACCGCGGCTCTGAGATGGACGTGTTCAAGAAAATTCGCTTGCCCAACTCGTTGCCGTATATGTTCGCGGGCATCAAAGTCGCCATCGTGCTGTCGGTCACCGGCGCCATCGTCGCCGAGTTCGTCGCCGCCAACGAAGGGTTGGGCTATTTAGTCTTGCAGGCGAACTACAGTTTAGACACGGCATTCGCGCTGGTGATCTTGCTGATCCTGGCGGTGCTATCTCTCGGTTTATTCTGGCTGGCGGAGTTATTACAGCGGAAGCTCGCGCCGTGGAGCGCGGCGGTGCGCGAGGTTGAAGGTTCGTTCTGA